The DNA sequence TCGACCCGGCCGGGCACCGCGAGATCGCCGCCCGCCTCGCGGAGGAGTCCGTCGTCCTGCTGAGCAACGACGGCGTGCTGCCGCTGCGCCCCGCGACGGCGCGCCGGGTGGCGGTCATCGGTCCCAACGCCGACCGTGCCCCCGCCCTCTTCGGCTGCTACTCCTTCACCAACCACGTCCTGGCCCACCACCCCGACGTCCCGATGGGCATCGACGTGCCCACCGTCCTCGAGGCGGTCCGGGGCGAGCTCGGCGCCGAGGTCACCCACGCCCGGGGCTGCGCCGTCGACGACGACGACCGGTCCGGCTTCGACGCCGCCGTCGCCGACGCGCGGGCCGCCGACGTCGCCGTCCTCGTCATGGGCGACCACGCCGGGCTGTTCGGCCGCGGGACCGTCGGCGAGGGCTGCGACCGCGACGACCTCGAGCTCCCGGGCGTCCAGCGCGAGCTCGTCGAGGCCGTCCTGGCCACCGGCACCCCGGTCGTCCTCGTCCTGCTCACCGGCCGGCCGTACGCGGTGGGCTGGGCGCTGGAGTCGTGCGCCGCGGTCGTCCAGGCGTTCTTCCCCGGTGAGGAGGGCGCCAGGGCCGTCGCCGGTGTGCTGTCCGGGCGGGTCAACCCCTCCGGTCGCCTCCCCGTGAGCCTGCCGCGCTCCGCCGGGTCGCAGCCGTACTCCTACCTCCACCCCCCGCTCGGCGGTGCCTCGCCCGTCACGAGCCTCGACCCGGCCCCCGCGCTGCCGTTCGGCCACGGCCTGTCGTACACCTCGTTCACCCGGACCGGGCTCACGGCGGAGGCCACCGCGCCCACCGACGGTGCGCTCACCGCCACTGTCGTCGTGACGAACACCGGCGACCGGGCGGGGGAGGACGTCGTCCAGCTCTACGGCCACGACGTCGTCGCCTCCGTCACCCGGCCCACCGCCCAGCTCCTGGGCTACCGACGGGTCGCGCTCGCCGCGGGCGAGTCCGCGACCGTGCGGTTCACCGTGCCGACCACCCGGTTGGCGTTCAGCGACCGGGACCTGCGGCGCGTCGTCGAGCCGGGCGAGGTCGAGCTGTGGGTCGGCGGTTCCTGCGACCACCGCGAGGCCGTCGCTCGCGTGGAGCTGACCGGGCCGGTCCACCCCGTCACCGTCGCCGACGCCCGGTGGGTCACCACCGAGGTGGTGCCCGCATGACGGGCACCGTGGGCGGCGCGGGGGCGGACCCGGCCGCGGTCGCCGTCGCCGATCCCGGTGCGGACCTGCGCCACCGGGTGACCTCGACCACCGTCACGCTGCGCGGCGCCGACGGCGCACCGCTGGCCGGGCGCGAGGTCACCGTCGAGCAGCGCTCCCACGCGCTCGGCATGGGCAACATCGGCTTCGACCTCATCCCCCTCGCCAACGGTGAAACCACCGCCCACACAGCCGGCGTCGAGACCTTCGGCGGGGCGTCGCTCGACGGGCTCGAGCACCTCGCCGAGCTGTGGCTCGAGGTGTTCAACACCGCCACGCTGCCCTTTTACTGGGGTGCGTTCGAACCCCGACGGGGCGAGCCGGACACCGAGCGGCTGCGCCGCGCCGCGCAGTGGTTCGCCGACCGCGGCGTCGCCCTCAAGGGCCACCCGCTCGTGTGGCACACC is a window from the Georgenia muralis genome containing:
- a CDS encoding glycoside hydrolase family 3 N-terminal domain-containing protein — its product is MTLEEKLAQIVGFWVDEGGEVVAPLQGEMADDATPEKLEEATRHGLGHFTRVYGTRPVDPAERAAWLRDAQRRLVTGTRLGIPAIVHEECLTGLAAWQAATFPTPLAWGASFDPDLVEEMGAAIGTSMRELGIHQGLAPVLDVIRDPRWGRVDECIAEDPYVVGTVGTAYVRGLQGAGVIATLKHFVGYSASRAGRNLAPVHAGPREVADVLLPPFEMAVLDGGVGSVMHSYAEIDGVPVAADPRLLTDLLRERWGFDGTVVADYFGVAFLHALHGVATDLGDAAGQALAAGVDVELPTGNAYLAPLAEKIRAGEVDEALVDRAVLRVLRQKEALGLLDETFEAAPPVVVDLDPAGHREIAARLAEESVVLLSNDGVLPLRPATARRVAVIGPNADRAPALFGCYSFTNHVLAHHPDVPMGIDVPTVLEAVRGELGAEVTHARGCAVDDDDRSGFDAAVADARAADVAVLVMGDHAGLFGRGTVGEGCDRDDLELPGVQRELVEAVLATGTPVVLVLLTGRPYAVGWALESCAAVVQAFFPGEEGARAVAGVLSGRVNPSGRLPVSLPRSAGSQPYSYLHPPLGGASPVTSLDPAPALPFGHGLSYTSFTRTGLTAEATAPTDGALTATVVVTNTGDRAGEDVVQLYGHDVVASVTRPTAQLLGYRRVALAAGESATVRFTVPTTRLAFSDRDLRRVVEPGEVELWVGGSCDHREAVARVELTGPVHPVTVADARWVTTEVVPA